The genomic window AGCTCTTCCCCGTCTCCGCAAGCCTGTTCTCCGGTCTTTAGCGTATATATCGTGTATACTATATAAAGCGGGATGAGTAAGAATCCCAGGGCGGTCTTGAACAAGTCGTACTCCGGCGGCACGAATGCAGCTATAGCCGCACAGCCGTATGCCAGTAAGAAGAACTTAAGGTCACGCCTTATTAGCAGACCGTTGATGTGAAGCGTTTTTGTGCCGCGCCTGCGTGCGAACATGAACACGGAAAGCCCGCAAACAAAGAGCGCGAGAGTCGCAAGCATGAACGGGGCGCCAAGTATCGCTCCCACACCTATTTCATGTCCGGCATCACCGCCGATGGTCAATATGGCGATCAACGGCACTATTGTCTCCGGCAGGGCAGTGCCCACCGCAGCCAGTATACTGCCTACGGCGCCTTCGGATAGCTTAAAACGTCTGCCGGTCCATTCTACGCCGTTCGTGAACAGCTCACACCCGAACAATATTACAACGAAGCTCAGGAAAAATATTACTAGATCCATTTACCCATCTCCATTTTTAAAATGTATCTTTCCACACTGCGATTTTGATCTTATGAAACTCAATTTGCGCTATTTCCGCCCATGTGTAATGAGTATCTATTGGGTTTCGATAACCCGAATTTACGGTGTATTTCATATTAACGCCCCTTTGTGAGGGATTATATCAACATGGCACTTATTCTCTATTCGTCCTTGTAGGTTATTTCATTGTCAGGAACGTCTATTCCTTCGTTAGCGTATACCGATCTTGCGAAAGTCTGAAGCCTCTGGCGGCAGCTGTCGAAAGCGCTGGCTGCATCCTGCGATTTCTTATTATTGAAATAATCCCTGGCGCGGATCTTTCTCAGCCAGCTTGTAAGCTTATGCAGCTCTTCCTCATTCTCGTCGAGCTCTGCGAAAGTGAATTTCTTTTGCTCGATCTCAGTCTCAAGCTCTTTCAAAAAATCGTCGCATTTGTCTATGAACTCGACATAGTCCTGATCGATGTTCTTGATGAACGTATCGATGAGGCCGGCCTCGATCTCTGAGCCAAAAGCTTTTGCGATAAATATGGACGCGTTCCCTTCGTGATCATTCACATACGAGCGAAGCTCGTTCATGAATTGCTCGCTCTTAGATGAATGTGGCAACACCCATACTCCGTTATGTATGCTTATAGCTCCGACGGCACGCATGCGCCGCCATACCATCACTCGCAGGCTGGATGGCGATGATGGCAATTGTGATAAGAATAGCATCCATTCAACATCAGACATGTTACATGTAACAAATGTTACTTTTGATATATAACACTATCTAAAATAGATGGGCAACATTATAATTTAAATTGATATGATGGTGTGGTAACATGGATTTTTTTGGGATCAATTGGGGATCAAGAATGGGCGGCATCTCTCTAGGTTAATGTAATACCGGTCAAGAACTTGAGTGCCCGGGACGGGCCATGATCCATCCGTATGTCCATGAGCCCGACTTCCTTAAACCATATTATGTTTTCAATAACACTAACGATAGCATAGAGATCACGTTCGATGTTATTATGGTGAGATCGAAGGAAGATAAACTGATACCGGAAATCGGCCCGTTAAATGGTAATTTTTTATCTATCGAATCAACTAGAACTGTAATATTTTAACAGTAGGCTTTATAATGACCTTATCTTCACTGGCTGATAATAGGCCTGTACCAGAAGCGGTTTTGGATCGAGGTCAAAAGACGTTTATGACGGGCTTTATTGTGAGAACATCATTCCCTATGATCATGAAGCGATATTTCTTAAGTATGGCGGCAGACGATGAAGCAAAAAAGAAAATCCACGACAGGCCTTATGATGGTAGGGCTCTGGGGTAAGGAAAACCGGACATAATTTATTTTCCATTTAACATAGGCTTATTGAATACGGGTTACATATATTACCTGAAGTTATTTTAATAAAGTTTATTTATTATATATGATTAGATAACAAATGGTCAGGATGTCGATAAAAGAATTAAAAGAAAGGGAAAAAGAGCAGAGGCGTAACTATATTGTCGATGTCGCGGAGAGATTGTTCTTCTCCCGGGGCTATGATAACGTCTCGATGGAGGATATCGCGAAAGAGGTCGGGTTTAACAAGGCCACGCTTTATCTTTACTTCAAGAGCAAAGATGCATTATTTTTTGCCATTGTCCTGCGCGGTGCCCGGATCATGGACGCTGCGTACGCGGAAGGCGCGAAGAAAGGTACCGACGGCCTGAGTAAATTATGGGCAATGCGCCTGGAGTTCTATGAATTCTCCCGGTTATACCCCGACTATTTCCGTGCGTTATGCTACTCTGGCGGGGAAAGGTTCCATAAAGCCGATGACGAGGCCGCAAAAGAGGTTCTGGGCATCCTTGTAAAAAACACGAAGATCATTACTGATACAGTCACCGAAGGTATTGAGGACGGCTCTATCAGGAATGATATCGATCCGCTGGAATTGACGATCTACCTCGGCGTATCGAACCTTGGCGTATTGAACGTCGATCCAGGCTATCAAAAAATATTGGAGGCCAAAGGTATCAGTTTTGATAAATTCGTGAAGGACTTCCATCGTTTTATTATCCCTGCGATCGCGAACCGCCCTGTAGATGACCTGGCCTACGCCAAAGGCAGCGACACGGGAAAGCGAAAACGATCCCGCACTAAAAAACAATGATCAGGCTAACATCCTGCGATATATACTTTTTACCCCGATCCGCCGGCAAGAAAAATGCCGGTATCTTTTCCATTTATAGCTGCACCAGCCTGTTATCTCTCAATACCATACTTTTATATAGTTATATAACCACAAGTTATTATTGTAACTAATAGTTATATTAATTATAGATCTCGATAAACGCAAGTTAACGGGTAGTGATTAACATGTCTATCAAGGAAAACAAGGGGCATGAGCCAGTGCAGAAACCTGCATGTGATACAGGTCCGGATAAAAATAATATGACGAGGAACGGGCCCAGCCACATGGCCGAGGGTATCGCTTTCAACCGTTTTAGCGAATCTTTAAAGCCTGAGGGCGAACGGATATGTTATGACCCGTACGCTGTCCGTTTCATTAGTCAGGATACACTGGATTTTAGTCGTCGGAACCCGGACGAGGCAAGGAAGAGGTGGGAGCGGCTAAATTCCTCTCTGCCCGGGGTTTATAATTCGATCGTGGCCAGGGTCAGGTTTTTTGATGATATCGTAAGTTCTTCTGTCGACGAAGGGATCGATCAGATAGTCATCCTGGGTGCAGGATACGATACCAGGGCATACCGTATCGAAGGAATAAAAAAAGGCATGAAGGTCTTTGAAGTCGACCATCCTGTCACCCAGAGCGTTAAAACTGAAAAGGTCATGGAGATCTTCGGCTCACCCCCGGACCATGTAGTATACGTGCCTGTCGACCTTGAAGCTGAAGAGCCAGGCCTACGACTTACGGAAATGGGGTATGACAGGGCATGCAGGACTCTTTTCATCATGGAGGGGCTTGTCATGTACATTTCGCCGCATGCCGTGGAAAGGATATTGTCCTTCATGGCAAAAAATTCGGGCGCAGGAAGTGCCGTAATTCTCGATTATTTCCCTCAGTCCTTAGTTGACGGGACCTGCGATCTGGAAGTCGGTAAGAACCTGCGGAAGTATGTGGAACAGCAGGGAGAGCCCATAAAATTCGGCATAGATGACGGGTCTATAGAAAATTTCCTCTCTCAAAGGGGTTTCTCTCAAGTAAGGAATGTGACATGCGATGATTATAAAAGAGCGTATTTCCACGGTAAAAATGAAAACAGAGAGGTATGCAGCCTGTTTTCATTTGTCTATGCTATGATAGGATAAGAATGGCTGATATCATGTCAGAGAATGATCTTAATGCAGGGTCCCTGCTGTTGAACAAAGATAATTTTAACGTAATAGAGATAAGATATCTCACGAAGAACTATGGTAAATTTTCAGCCGTTTGCAATATGTCGCTAAGCGTAAAGCAGGGCGAAATATTTGCCATGCTGGGCCCAAATGGCGCGGGCAAGACCACCACCGTGGAGATTCTTGAGTGTATAAAGACTCCTACAGCCGGTTTTATAAGTATTCTCGGCGAAAACATACTTTATGCCCCTGCCGGCAATATTTTCATGGTCCAGGATGCAAATTTTAATGGCATTAAGGAAAAGATCGGCGTGCTTCCGCAGGATTTTAGCGCATTCGACCTTTTAACCGTCTATGAGAATATTGACTATTTTGCGAACATATATCGTAAACACGAAAGCGTGGATGGCCTGATCGATTTTCTGGGGCTTAAGGACAAGAGAAATGTTTTGTTCAAGAACCTTTCGGGAGGACTGAAAAGGCGTGTAGGGATTGCCATTGCCCTTGTCAATAATCCCGAGATCGTATTTTTGGATGAGCCGACCACGGGACTGGACCCGAAGGCCAGAAGGGACGTATGGGAGGCGATAAAGTCTCTTAAGGCAAGGGGCAAGACGGTTTTTTTGACGACGCATTACATGGACGAAGCGTATTACCTCGCCGACAGGGTATGCATTGTTAATAAAGGCAGCATCATCGCCGAGGGATCCCCGGAAGATCTTATCAATGAGTATGGCGGCGGCAACACACTCGTAATAAGGGAATGCGGCTCAGATGCTATATGCCGGTTGGTCGAAGAGATCCCCGAATCTAATGTCGTTGGTAGAGATGTGCAGGTAAAGTTGCCTAAAGATGGTGGCATGGCCATCATAGCAAAGGCAGTATCGATCATTAACTCAGGGAATTTTTCATGCAAAGAGCTCTATGTTAAAAAATCAACGCTTGAGGACGTATTTTTAAATCTGACTGGCGAAAAGCTCACCGAAAGAGGGCAGTGAATGTCACGTATCGCCAACGAGATAAAGTACAGCCTGATACAATTCTTCAGGAGCAGGCAATCGATATTTTTGGCATTCATATTACCAATTATTTTACTGATAGTACTTGGATACCTATTGGGCGGGCAATCCGATTCCATAACGCTATATTATGCAGACAGGGACGTTTCGCAGGCTTCGAAAGCATTCATAGGGACTCTGGAAGGCACCGGATCTTTCATCATGGAAGACGGGTCGGGAAAGGACCTGGCACAATTACTCAATGACGGCGAGTTATCTGTATATATAGAGA from Methanooceanicella nereidis includes these protein-coding regions:
- a CDS encoding Chromate resistance protein ChrB, translated to MSDVEWMLFLSQLPSSPSSLRVMVWRRMRAVGAISIHNGVWVLPHSSKSEQFMNELRSYVNDHEGNASIFIAKAFGSEIEAGLIDTFIKNIDQDYVEFIDKCDDFLKELETEIEQKKFTFAELDENEEELHKLTSWLRKIRARDYFNNKKSQDAASAFDSCRQRLQTFARSVYANEGIDVPDNEITYKDE
- a CDS encoding TetR/AcrR family transcriptional regulator, which translates into the protein MSIKELKEREKEQRRNYIVDVAERLFFSRGYDNVSMEDIAKEVGFNKATLYLYFKSKDALFFAIVLRGARIMDAAYAEGAKKGTDGLSKLWAMRLEFYEFSRLYPDYFRALCYSGGERFHKADDEAAKEVLGILVKNTKIITDTVTEGIEDGSIRNDIDPLELTIYLGVSNLGVLNVDPGYQKILEAKGISFDKFVKDFHRFIIPAIANRPVDDLAYAKGSDTGKRKRSRTKKQ
- a CDS encoding SAM-dependent methyltransferase, which encodes MSIKENKGHEPVQKPACDTGPDKNNMTRNGPSHMAEGIAFNRFSESLKPEGERICYDPYAVRFISQDTLDFSRRNPDEARKRWERLNSSLPGVYNSIVARVRFFDDIVSSSVDEGIDQIVILGAGYDTRAYRIEGIKKGMKVFEVDHPVTQSVKTEKVMEIFGSPPDHVVYVPVDLEAEEPGLRLTEMGYDRACRTLFIMEGLVMYISPHAVERILSFMAKNSGAGSAVILDYFPQSLVDGTCDLEVGKNLRKYVEQQGEPIKFGIDDGSIENFLSQRGFSQVRNVTCDDYKRAYFHGKNENREVCSLFSFVYAMIG
- a CDS encoding ABC transporter ATP-binding protein; the encoded protein is MSENDLNAGSLLLNKDNFNVIEIRYLTKNYGKFSAVCNMSLSVKQGEIFAMLGPNGAGKTTTVEILECIKTPTAGFISILGENILYAPAGNIFMVQDANFNGIKEKIGVLPQDFSAFDLLTVYENIDYFANIYRKHESVDGLIDFLGLKDKRNVLFKNLSGGLKRRVGIAIALVNNPEIVFLDEPTTGLDPKARRDVWEAIKSLKARGKTVFLTTHYMDEAYYLADRVCIVNKGSIIAEGSPEDLINEYGGGNTLVIRECGSDAICRLVEEIPESNVVGRDVQVKLPKDGGMAIIAKAVSIINSGNFSCKELYVKKSTLEDVFLNLTGEKLTERGQ